The following proteins are co-located in the Castanea sativa cultivar Marrone di Chiusa Pesio chromosome 8, ASM4071231v1 genome:
- the LOC142605980 gene encoding uncharacterized protein LOC142605980 codes for MTALVGEKRKKPGGKIFKEPPVIPCTVEELNQVLDKWIGDGVVRPFTMSRPPTEEERKFCRIHNYVKHSTKDCWTLRRLFHKKLREGILELTQKEPEVQRNPLPNHKGKWVVAVVIHGNPAEAKEPEGSKKGGHRVPHEHSSRFRNGMFHSKVARQSSLFGDNYAINFTDEDMEVEHPDHRRPLYLMATINGVQVRRALVDTGASLNLIALSTLEAVGLTGRRILEAPMEITGFGGSAKSTERYVQLALRVGPIVALTRFHVINSEVSYHVLLGRPWLHKHRLIPFTYHQCVKGRLNGKPVRIPANPNPFSQGEVNFVETMFYDELELDDESPTLGTPGAPILEEEEGASTHDLRDLLERKRQKREPSSSGSRKCAVVKEPGGRVIYRL; via the exons ATGACAGCATTAGTgggagaaaaaaggaagaagccTGGCGGGAAAATATTCAAGGAACCACCGGTGATCCCATGTACCGTAGAAGAATTGAACCAAGTCCTGGATAAATGGATTGGAGATGGAGTGGTTAGGCCATTTACCATGTCCAGACCACCGACTGAAGAAGAGAGGAAATTTTGCAGAATTCATAATTATGTCAAGCATTCCACTAAAGACTGCTGGACTCTCCGTAGACTGTTTCACAAGAAGCTAAGGGAAGGAATCCTGGAACTCACTCAAAAGGAGCCTGAGGTGCAAAGGAACCCTCTACCCAACCACAAAGGAAAATGGGTGGTGGCCGTGGTGATTCATGGGAACCCAGCAGAAGCAAAAGAACCTGAAGG AAGCAAGAAGGGTGGCCACAGAGTCCCTCATGAGCATAGCAGCAGATTCAGGAATGGAATGTTTCACAGCAAAGTCGCACGCCAGTCGAGCTTATTTGGAGACAACTACGCAATAAATTTCACTGACGAAGACATGGAGGTTGAGCATCCGGACCATCGTAGACCCCTTTACCTAATGGCCACGATAAATGGTGTCCAAGTCAGAAGGGCATTAGTAGACACAGGGGCGTCACTTAATCTCATTGCTCTGAGTACCTTGGAAGCTGTGGGCCTAACTGGTAGAAGGATCCTAGAAGCTCCCATGGAAATAACAGGATTTGGAGGGTCGGCAAAATCAACTGAAAGATATGTGCAGCTGGCTCTAAGGGTAGGACCTATAGTGGCCCTGACAAGATTTCATGTGATTAATTCAGAGGTGTCCTACCATGTATTGTTGGGACGCCCCTGGCTACACAAGCACCGCCTCATTCCCTTCACGTACCATCAGTGTGTTAAGGGGAGATTGAATGGGAAGCCCGTAAGGATCCCTGCCAATCCTAATCCTTTCAGCCAAGGGGAGGTGAATTTTGTAGAAACCATGTTCTATGATGAGTTGGAGCTGGATGACGAGAGCCCCACACTAGGGACCCCAGGAGCACCTATcctggaagaagaagaaggagctaGTACCCATGATCTAAGAGACCTCTTGGAGAGAAAAAGGCAAAAGAGGGAACCCAGCTCCTCAGGATCCCGAAAATGTGCTGTAGTGAAAGAACCTGGAGGAAGGGTGATTTATCGTTTGTGA